In Halogeometricum sp. S1BR25-6, a single genomic region encodes these proteins:
- the trkA gene encoding Trk system potassium transporter TrkA, whose translation MRVVIVGAGQVGSSIAADLADVHEVVVIDSDAERVEDMNYSHDVLAIAGDGTAVSTLEEAGVDDAGMVIASTDDDETNIVVCSTVKAISDAFTIARVKNTEYLRTWQRSKKAFGIDFMVCTNLLAAESIVRIIGLPAARDVDPFAGGRVQMAEFEVAENSPVSNVTVRDADRFEALTFAAILRNGTVEIPRGETVIQPNDRVVVIGTPKSVQEFARTVAPDESPGTAEEVVVVGGSEIGFHVARLLEERGFRPRLIERDPERARNLAEKLPDTVVMESDATDTEFLEREHVGDADLVVAALESDEKNLLVSLLAARIGVERTVAIIDATEYVDLFEAVGVDVGVNPREVVAEEITRFTREGGAENVALIESDKAEVLEIEVDDASILAGREIRESIQQLPEGVVVGAITRDREFITPRGDTVVEAGDHVVLFVDAAVASEVTPRL comes from the coding sequence GTGCGCGTAGTTATCGTCGGCGCCGGACAGGTCGGATCCAGCATCGCGGCCGACCTCGCCGACGTGCACGAGGTCGTCGTCATCGACTCGGACGCCGAACGCGTCGAGGACATGAACTACTCGCACGACGTGTTGGCCATCGCCGGCGACGGCACGGCCGTCTCGACGCTCGAAGAGGCGGGCGTCGACGACGCGGGGATGGTCATCGCCTCGACGGACGACGACGAGACGAACATCGTCGTCTGTTCGACGGTGAAGGCCATCAGCGACGCGTTCACCATCGCCCGCGTGAAGAATACCGAGTACCTGCGGACGTGGCAGCGCTCGAAGAAGGCGTTCGGCATCGACTTCATGGTGTGTACGAACCTGCTGGCCGCCGAGTCCATCGTGCGCATCATCGGCCTGCCGGCGGCGCGGGACGTCGACCCCTTCGCCGGCGGGCGGGTGCAGATGGCGGAGTTCGAGGTGGCCGAGAACAGCCCCGTCTCGAACGTCACCGTCCGCGATGCCGACCGCTTCGAGGCGCTGACGTTCGCCGCCATCCTGCGCAACGGCACCGTCGAGATACCGCGCGGGGAGACGGTCATCCAACCGAACGACCGCGTCGTCGTCATCGGCACGCCCAAGAGCGTCCAGGAGTTCGCGCGGACGGTCGCCCCCGACGAGTCGCCGGGAACCGCCGAGGAGGTGGTCGTCGTCGGCGGGTCGGAGATCGGATTCCACGTCGCCCGACTGCTCGAAGAGCGCGGCTTCCGCCCGCGCCTCATCGAACGCGACCCCGAACGGGCGCGGAATCTGGCCGAGAAACTGCCGGACACCGTCGTTATGGAGTCGGACGCGACCGACACGGAGTTCCTCGAACGCGAGCACGTCGGCGACGCCGACCTCGTCGTCGCCGCTCTGGAGTCCGACGAGAAGAACCTCCTCGTCTCGCTTCTGGCCGCCCGCATCGGCGTCGAGCGCACCGTCGCGATCATCGACGCGACGGAGTACGTCGACCTGTTCGAGGCCGTCGGCGTCGACGTGGGGGTGAACCCGCGCGAGGTGGTCGCCGAGGAGATAACGCGGTTCACCCGCGAGGGCGGCGCGGAGAACGTCGCGCTCATCGAGTCGGACAAGGCCGAGGTGCTCGAAATCGAGGTCGACGACGCGAGCATCCTCGCCGGCCGCGAGATACGCGAATCCATCCAGCAACTTCCCGAGGGCGTCGTCGTCGGCGCCATCACGCGCGACCGGGAGTTCATCACGCCGCGCGGCGACACCGTCGTCGAGGCGGGCGACCACGTCGTCCTGTTCGTCGACGCCGCCGTCGCCAGCGAGGTGACCCCCAGACTGTGA
- a CDS encoding Na(+)/H(+) antiporter subunit D, with amino-acid sequence MVDSLVPLVPPFVPVLLAAVLLPLVGRRAGHVLGILATAVVVPYVWLTPEGQHLPVQLFGFDAVLYNVDPFSTLMGLIFGFIGAVGVLYSWYSEASALQTAFALSYVGTSLGAVFGGDWLSLIFFWELMAVTSTLLVWHYGGRAVRAGYRYALLHGIGGTLLLGAVAWHYAEVGSFLFTATAGGMAGPVAPVLAAVGIGVNVGFVGLHAWLPDTYPRPHVAASVFLCVFTTKTGVYGMYRAFPDGNVAIAYMGGIMAVFGATYALFQNDMRRLLSYHIQSQVGYMVAGVGIGSALGQAGAMAHVFNHILYKGLLFMTAGVVIYRTGRESLKKLGGLGREMPITAVCFTVAALSIAGFPLFNGFVSKGIIISASHYDFPAGPVAVGDFHTLELLLLVGGVGTFLSFIKFGYYAFFHGEYEGSVDDANRGQTVAMVAVAALCVFFGVVDSALFAILPYDVTTEAVVSHEYVTYTVDHVIEGLALAAIGLVGFVLIKKPLSKVGRVPDVDSLYNPAALYGTRAVVVGVTELYAAVDRAAVRVAHGVGDAARDPRAVVARSTDREDVPMRADIGTSVALVTLVILSVLVLMFV; translated from the coding sequence ATGGTCGACTCCCTCGTCCCGCTCGTTCCGCCGTTCGTGCCCGTGCTGCTGGCGGCGGTGCTGCTTCCGCTCGTCGGCCGACGCGCGGGTCACGTCCTCGGCATCCTCGCGACGGCCGTCGTCGTCCCGTACGTCTGGCTGACCCCCGAGGGGCAGCATCTCCCCGTACAGCTGTTCGGCTTCGACGCGGTGCTGTACAACGTCGACCCCTTCTCGACGCTGATGGGGCTGATATTCGGGTTCATCGGCGCGGTGGGCGTCCTCTACTCGTGGTACTCCGAGGCGTCGGCGCTTCAGACCGCCTTCGCCCTCTCGTACGTCGGGACGAGTCTCGGCGCCGTCTTCGGCGGCGACTGGCTGTCGCTCATCTTCTTCTGGGAGCTGATGGCCGTCACGAGCACGCTCCTCGTGTGGCACTACGGCGGCCGGGCGGTGCGCGCCGGCTACCGGTACGCCCTCCTGCACGGTATCGGCGGGACGCTCCTGCTGGGCGCCGTCGCGTGGCACTACGCCGAGGTCGGCTCGTTCCTGTTCACCGCCACGGCCGGCGGAATGGCGGGCCCCGTCGCGCCCGTGCTCGCGGCCGTCGGCATCGGCGTCAACGTCGGGTTCGTCGGCCTCCACGCCTGGTTGCCCGACACCTACCCGCGGCCGCACGTCGCCGCGAGCGTCTTCCTCTGCGTGTTCACGACGAAGACGGGCGTCTACGGGATGTACCGGGCGTTCCCGGACGGCAACGTCGCCATCGCCTACATGGGCGGCATCATGGCCGTCTTCGGGGCGACCTACGCGCTGTTCCAGAACGACATGCGGCGGCTGCTCTCCTATCACATCCAGTCGCAGGTCGGCTACATGGTCGCCGGCGTCGGCATCGGTAGCGCGCTCGGTCAGGCCGGCGCGATGGCCCACGTGTTCAACCACATCCTCTACAAGGGACTCCTGTTCATGACCGCCGGCGTCGTCATCTACCGGACCGGCAGGGAGAGCCTGAAGAAACTCGGCGGTCTCGGCCGCGAGATGCCGATAACCGCCGTTTGCTTTACCGTCGCCGCCCTCTCCATCGCCGGCTTCCCCCTGTTCAACGGCTTCGTCAGCAAGGGGATCATCATCTCGGCGAGCCACTACGACTTCCCGGCCGGACCCGTCGCAGTCGGCGACTTCCACACCTTGGAACTCCTGTTGCTCGTCGGGGGCGTCGGGACGTTCCTCTCGTTCATCAAGTTCGGCTACTACGCCTTCTTCCACGGCGAGTACGAGGGTAGCGTCGACGACGCCAACCGCGGACAGACGGTCGCGATGGTCGCCGTCGCCGCGCTCTGCGTGTTCTTCGGCGTCGTCGACTCGGCGCTGTTCGCCATCCTCCCCTACGACGTGACCACCGAAGCCGTCGTCTCGCACGAGTACGTCACGTACACGGTCGACCACGTCATCGAGGGACTGGCGCTCGCCGCCATCGGCCTCGTCGGGTTCGTCCTCATCAAGAAACCGCTGTCGAAGGTGGGTCGCGTCCCCGACGTCGACAGCCTCTACAACCCCGCGGCGCTGTACGGAACGCGCGCGGTCGTCGTCGGCGTCACGGAACTGTACGCCGCGGTCGACCGGGCGGCGGTGCGGGTCGCGCACGGCGTCGGCGACGCGGCGAGAGACCCCCGCGCGGTCGTGGCGCGCTCTACGGACCGAGAGGACGTTCCGATGCGGGCCGACATCGGTACGAGCGTCGCACTCGTGACGCTCGTCATCCTGAGCGTCCTCGTCTTGATGTTCGTCTGA
- a CDS encoding type II toxin-antitoxin system RatA family toxin: protein MDEIVVSTVVYLPPEEVYDFLADFPRYVHYSEHLTDVTRRTGDGGAGTRYAMRFSWWKLNYTAVSEVTELHPPDRIDWRIVKDFRAHGHWHVEELPELPDDAPEDAETACRVVFEVSYDADSADESTLNLPRFVSFGWVIDKLKPALEKEAERVVSRIVEDLEGRQRPVELTVDRRKD, encoded by the coding sequence GTGGACGAAATCGTCGTCAGCACCGTCGTCTACCTGCCGCCCGAGGAGGTGTACGACTTTCTCGCCGACTTCCCTCGGTACGTACACTACTCCGAACACCTCACCGACGTGACGCGTCGGACGGGGGACGGCGGGGCGGGGACGCGGTACGCGATGCGCTTCTCGTGGTGGAAACTCAACTACACGGCCGTCTCGGAGGTGACGGAACTCCACCCGCCGGACCGAATCGACTGGCGGATTGTCAAGGACTTCCGCGCGCACGGGCACTGGCACGTCGAGGAGTTGCCGGAACTCCCCGACGACGCCCCCGAGGACGCCGAGACGGCCTGTCGCGTCGTCTTCGAGGTGTCCTACGACGCCGACTCCGCCGACGAGAGCACGCTCAACCTCCCGCGGTTCGTCTCGTTCGGGTGGGTCATCGACAAACTGAAACCCGCCCTAGAGAAGGAGGCCGAACGCGTCGTCTCGCGTATCGTCGAGGACCTCGAAGGTCGCCAGCGTCCGGTCGAGTTGACCGTCGACCGCCGAAAGGACTAG
- a CDS encoding FAD-binding protein: protein MDRDEHAHGPADVLVVGGGVAGLTAATFTARAGLDTLVVNGGESILNRNAHLENVPGFPAGVNSRLFGDLLAEQADRNDVRRREGRVVTVERVEEDGQTGVRFVASVEADGTVETVRTRFVVAASWSDADYLDDLNVTTREAGSKRYVDVDEQGRASVEGVYAAGRLAEKYHQAVVSAGHGAEVGLTVVHDSDVSYYHDWVAPEGYFTDRGREVPPGCEEIDAEERERREAESREVMTDFFADPHEEPQRTHPSLVEDERGRLDE, encoded by the coding sequence ATGGACCGAGACGAACACGCGCACGGCCCGGCGGACGTCCTCGTGGTCGGCGGCGGCGTCGCCGGCCTCACCGCCGCGACGTTCACCGCCCGCGCCGGACTCGACACCCTCGTCGTCAACGGCGGCGAGAGCATCCTGAACCGCAACGCCCACCTGGAGAACGTCCCCGGGTTCCCGGCCGGCGTCAACTCCCGGCTGTTCGGCGACCTGCTCGCAGAACAGGCCGACCGCAACGACGTCCGGCGGCGCGAGGGGCGCGTTGTAACTGTCGAACGCGTCGAGGAGGACGGCCAGACGGGCGTGCGGTTCGTCGCCAGCGTTGAGGCCGACGGGACCGTCGAGACCGTTCGGACGCGGTTCGTCGTCGCCGCCTCGTGGTCGGATGCCGACTACCTCGACGACCTGAACGTGACCACCCGCGAGGCGGGGAGCAAGCGCTACGTCGACGTGGACGAACAGGGACGCGCCTCCGTCGAGGGCGTCTACGCCGCGGGCCGACTCGCCGAGAAGTACCACCAAGCCGTCGTCTCGGCCGGTCACGGCGCGGAAGTCGGTCTGACCGTCGTCCACGACAGCGACGTCTCCTACTACCACGACTGGGTCGCCCCCGAGGGCTACTTCACCGACCGCGGACGCGAGGTGCCGCCGGGGTGCGAGGAGATAGACGCTGAGGAACGGGAGCGCCGCGAGGCCGAATCTCGTGAGGTGATGACCGACTTCTTCGCCGACCCGCACGAGGAACCCCAGCGGACGCACCCGAGTCTGGTCGAGGACGAACGCGGCCGACTGGACGAGTAG
- a CDS encoding DUF7322 domain-containing protein — MRDDRDIGLDDVYPDEYRGPTARIPNVDVPKVDVPTANSDSMSDSSITTLFVLQVVIWNAVLLCFSLGLMLIYFRQNGAAGGQLLSVSLILALYGVYRWPRSGDDSDENGDDDRDDNGG, encoded by the coding sequence ATGAGAGACGACCGAGACATCGGATTGGACGACGTCTATCCCGACGAATACCGCGGTCCGACCGCCCGGATTCCCAACGTCGACGTGCCGAAGGTCGACGTCCCGACGGCGAACTCGGACTCGATGTCGGACTCGTCCATCACCACGCTGTTCGTCCTTCAGGTCGTCATCTGGAACGCCGTGCTGCTGTGTTTTAGTCTCGGGCTGATGTTGATCTACTTCCGACAGAACGGGGCCGCCGGCGGCCAACTGCTCAGCGTCAGTCTCATACTCGCTCTCTACGGGGTGTATCGGTGGCCGAGAAGCGGCGACGACAGCGACGAGAACGGCGACGACGACCGCGACGATAACGGCGGCTGA
- a CDS encoding monovalent cation/H+ antiporter subunit D family protein: MNDLPPFLVAVPLLGSVVALLAGLVRSRSGWPIAVCTALLQTAMAAVLAVRAFGGQPVQYVVGGFSAPFGIELVIDGLSATMVVLVAVVALGVLGYARVAGPRSNAFYATYLLLLAGLSGMSITADVFNMYVFLEITGLAAYALVASGEGGRSARAALKYLLVGTVGASLFLLGIGFAYVATGTLNMADLSAQLAAVGYGSPLVRASFGLLVVGLFVKIAVFPIHTWQPAAYAGAPDSVSALISALVSTIAAYALIRIVFTVFTVEFLAANPFAQTVLVAAAVVSIVAGSVLAVTQREIKRMLAYSSVSQFGLIVGAVAVANGTALTGAMIHLVGHAVMKGGLFLTSGLIADETDARTVDDYRGLAERFPVGSTAFGVLALAMVGVPPAVGFVGKWYIALGAVEARAWPLVAVLLLSTLLTLAYFARVLERIYFRESPDADARAETASDETLVTDGEGDDAGRPPVSTGMRATVVLAAVLAVVLGVAAFEYGQLLEPTIARLLA, encoded by the coding sequence ATGAATGACCTCCCGCCGTTCCTCGTCGCGGTGCCGCTTCTCGGTTCGGTCGTGGCGCTGCTCGCGGGCCTCGTCCGCTCCCGGAGCGGGTGGCCCATCGCCGTCTGTACGGCTCTCCTCCAGACCGCCATGGCCGCCGTCCTCGCGGTTCGCGCGTTCGGCGGACAGCCGGTCCAGTACGTCGTCGGTGGGTTCTCCGCGCCGTTCGGCATCGAACTCGTCATCGACGGTCTGTCCGCGACGATGGTCGTGCTCGTGGCCGTCGTCGCCCTCGGCGTCCTCGGGTACGCGCGAGTCGCGGGGCCGCGGTCGAACGCGTTCTACGCGACGTACCTGCTGCTTCTCGCCGGACTGTCGGGGATGAGCATCACCGCCGACGTGTTCAACATGTACGTCTTCTTGGAGATTACGGGGCTGGCCGCCTACGCGCTGGTCGCCAGCGGCGAGGGCGGGCGCTCGGCCCGCGCCGCGCTCAAGTATCTCCTCGTCGGGACGGTCGGCGCGTCGCTGTTCCTGCTCGGAATCGGGTTCGCGTACGTCGCGACGGGGACGCTCAACATGGCCGACCTCTCGGCGCAACTCGCGGCGGTGGGCTACGGGTCGCCGCTGGTCCGGGCGTCGTTCGGCCTCCTCGTCGTCGGTCTGTTCGTCAAAATCGCGGTGTTCCCGATCCACACCTGGCAGCCGGCCGCCTACGCCGGCGCGCCGGACTCGGTGAGCGCCCTCATCTCGGCGCTCGTCTCGACCATCGCGGCATACGCCCTGATTCGGATCGTCTTCACGGTCTTCACCGTGGAGTTCCTGGCCGCCAACCCGTTCGCGCAGACCGTCCTCGTCGCCGCCGCCGTCGTGAGCATCGTCGCCGGGAGCGTCCTCGCGGTCACGCAGCGCGAGATAAAGCGCATGCTCGCCTACTCCTCGGTCTCCCAGTTCGGACTCATCGTCGGCGCCGTCGCGGTGGCCAACGGGACCGCGCTGACGGGCGCGATGATCCACCTCGTCGGCCACGCGGTGATGAAAGGCGGACTGTTCCTGACGAGCGGACTCATCGCTGACGAAACCGACGCTCGGACGGTCGACGACTACCGGGGGCTCGCCGAACGCTTCCCGGTCGGCTCGACCGCGTTCGGGGTCCTCGCGCTCGCGATGGTCGGCGTCCCGCCGGCGGTCGGGTTCGTCGGCAAGTGGTACATCGCCCTGGGCGCCGTCGAGGCACGGGCGTGGCCGCTCGTCGCGGTCCTCCTCCTGAGTACGCTGCTGACGCTGGCGTACTTCGCGCGCGTGCTCGAGCGGATATACTTCCGCGAGTCGCCCGACGCCGACGCGAGAGCCGAGACGGCGTCCGACGAGACGCTGGTCACCGACGGGGAGGGAGACGACGCCGGACGCCCCCCCGTCTCGACCGGCATGCGAGCGACGGTGGTGCTCGCCGCCGTCCTCGCGGTCGTCCTCGGCGTCGCCGCGTTCGAGTACGGACAGCTTCTTGAACCAACCATCGCGCGTCTCCTCGCATGA
- the coaBC gene encoding bifunctional phosphopantothenoylcysteine decarboxylase/phosphopantothenate--cysteine ligase CoaBC, whose translation MLDGVNVALGVSGSIAAVKVVELAHELRRRGASVRGVMTESARGIVHPWAVEFATGNDVVTEITGRVEHVELCGRDGWADVLLLAPATANTVGKIASAVDDTPVTTCATTALGAGVPVVVAPAMHEPMYDHPGVLDAIDRVESWGVRFVDPRVEEGKAKIATEEAIVTDAARATTEGTLTGKRVVVTAGATSEPIDPVRVLTNRSSGKTGREVARACYVRGADVTLVHDGADVPYAETVRVETGAEMLDAVLDAAGNADADALVSAAAISDYTVDAAETKLRSGEPRTLELEPTPKLIDRVREAHPDLPVVGFKAETSGDDDEMVTAARRILDRAGLAFVVANDASVMGEDETRALFVRDDDVTEFSGSKADLGARVAAELAAVFE comes from the coding sequence ATGTTAGATGGCGTGAACGTCGCCCTCGGCGTCTCGGGCAGCATCGCCGCGGTGAAGGTGGTCGAGTTGGCCCACGAACTCCGGCGGCGGGGGGCGTCGGTCCGCGGCGTGATGACCGAGAGCGCGCGGGGCATCGTCCACCCGTGGGCCGTCGAGTTCGCCACCGGGAACGACGTCGTGACCGAGATAACGGGCCGCGTCGAACACGTCGAACTCTGCGGCCGCGATGGGTGGGCGGACGTCCTCCTCCTCGCGCCCGCGACGGCGAACACCGTCGGGAAGATAGCGAGCGCGGTGGACGACACGCCGGTGACGACGTGCGCGACGACGGCCCTCGGCGCGGGCGTGCCCGTCGTCGTCGCCCCCGCGATGCACGAACCGATGTACGACCACCCCGGCGTGCTCGACGCCATCGACCGCGTGGAGTCGTGGGGCGTCCGGTTCGTCGACCCGAGAGTCGAGGAGGGGAAGGCGAAGATAGCCACCGAGGAGGCTATCGTCACGGACGCCGCCCGCGCGACGACCGAGGGGACGCTGACCGGGAAGCGCGTCGTGGTCACCGCGGGCGCCACCTCGGAGCCCATCGACCCCGTGCGCGTGCTGACGAACCGGTCCTCGGGGAAGACCGGCAGAGAGGTCGCACGCGCCTGTTACGTCCGCGGCGCCGACGTGACGCTCGTCCACGACGGCGCCGACGTGCCGTACGCCGAGACGGTCCGCGTCGAGACGGGCGCGGAGATGCTCGACGCCGTCCTCGACGCCGCGGGCAACGCGGACGCCGACGCTCTGGTCTCCGCGGCGGCCATCTCGGATTACACCGTCGACGCCGCGGAGACGAAACTCCGCTCGGGCGAACCCCGGACGCTCGAACTCGAACCGACGCCGAAGCTTATCGACCGCGTGCGGGAGGCCCACCCCGACCTCCCCGTCGTCGGCTTCAAAGCCGAGACGTCCGGCGACGACGACGAGATGGTGACGGCGGCGCGGCGGATTCTCGACCGCGCCGGACTGGCGTTCGTCGTCGCTAACGACGCCTCGGTGATGGGCGAAGACGAGACGCGAGCGCTGTTCGTCCGCGACGACGACGTGACCGAATTTTCGGGGTCGAAAGCCGACCTCGGCGCGCGCGTCGCGGCGGAGTTGGCCGCGGTGTTCGAGTAG
- a CDS encoding DUF7551 domain-containing protein: MVGGTLRDIRAHVSGLSAPTGPYAVVCARTAREPVPLAGERFDSREDAERAADMADEYHSALRRYDPEAPRHHLIVRDAAGPPTPRSNADSDVRMRYTAFCHDVSGAVFEALSETGFRAAESAAMEMYLTLAEVVEDRDDFCLTMLWSAMNELDIGLDAADQRTVVDAAADLLGGTGSEGWTEPTVESAIARTLARLAEASFIGDYDVAACPGGDAWEATFADYALAERTGRLPTLPIAVDLVRRLPDRPVSFTEATPLADRRWRLRVEAVDSSDPSSDDPAGLVSLDATDEGRLNETDYRL; the protein is encoded by the coding sequence ATGGTGGGTGGGACCCTCAGAGACATTCGAGCGCACGTGAGCGGACTGTCCGCGCCGACGGGACCGTACGCCGTGGTCTGTGCGCGCACGGCGCGCGAACCCGTCCCGTTGGCGGGCGAGCGCTTCGACAGCCGCGAGGACGCCGAACGCGCGGCCGACATGGCCGACGAGTACCACTCCGCGCTCCGGCGGTACGACCCGGAGGCGCCGCGGCATCACTTGATTGTCCGCGACGCCGCCGGTCCGCCAACCCCGCGGTCGAACGCCGACTCGGACGTCAGAATGCGCTACACCGCCTTCTGTCACGACGTCTCGGGCGCGGTGTTCGAGGCGCTCTCGGAGACGGGCTTTCGGGCCGCCGAGTCCGCCGCGATGGAGATGTACCTGACGCTGGCGGAAGTGGTCGAAGACCGCGACGACTTCTGTCTCACGATGCTGTGGAGCGCGATGAACGAACTGGACATCGGACTCGACGCCGCCGACCAGCGGACCGTCGTCGACGCCGCGGCCGACCTGCTCGGCGGGACCGGTTCCGAGGGGTGGACCGAACCGACGGTCGAGTCGGCTATAGCGCGGACGCTCGCTCGACTTGCCGAGGCGTCGTTCATCGGCGACTACGACGTGGCGGCGTGCCCCGGCGGCGACGCGTGGGAGGCGACGTTCGCCGACTACGCCCTCGCCGAACGGACCGGTCGGCTTCCGACGCTGCCCATCGCGGTCGACCTCGTGCGACGACTCCCCGACCGCCCCGTCTCGTTCACCGAGGCGACGCCGCTGGCCGACCGCCGGTGGCGCCTCCGCGTCGAGGCGGTCGACTCCTCGGACCCGAGCAGCGACGACCCCGCCGGCCTCGTCAGCCTCGACGCGACCGACGAGGGGCGACTGAACGAGACTGACTACCGGCTCTGA
- a CDS encoding cation:proton antiporter, producing MTEVASLRPIVAVLVSAVAIVPILASAGRPNLREGWTFLAAVTKLGVVGSMVPGVLGGTVYVTNLGTFLPGVQFALRADPLGILFGLLASLLWLVTSFYSVGYMRGLSEHNQTRYFAAFAGSLSAAIGIAFSANLIVLFVFYELLTVATYPLVAHDETAEARAAGRKYLAYTFGGGVAVLAGTVLVFWTTGTTAFTPGGIAGLGAADPVFARAAFALLAAGFGVKAALMPLHSWLPDAMVAPTPVSGLLHAVAVVKSGVFGIARIVLDVYGPGLLSDLGLGVLLASVAAITLVVSSIIALRQDNLKRRLAFSTVSQLSYIVLGLAVLNPLSLVGGLLHIPAHAFMKLTLFLCAGAIHVETHTDDISNMAGIGKRMPLTMTAFGVAALGMAGIPLVAGFVSKYFLLIGTIQAGDIVFTAALLVSGVLNIAYFWPVVYAAFFEAPADSDEKPVVEHVLGGRFGASKSGSDPDAATDGGNAPADDEDATNGGGTSAAADVESDDHGYASDHEGQGTMDRIQAAAHIRTEHGHDASPAWEHRRWNGDESTWFMLGPILFAMTGSIVLGVVPDAAVFLRIVRLVVEGVTGVAV from the coding sequence ATGACAGAAGTCGCCTCACTCAGACCGATCGTCGCAGTGCTCGTTTCGGCCGTCGCCATCGTCCCGATTCTCGCTTCGGCCGGGCGCCCGAACCTCCGGGAGGGCTGGACCTTCCTCGCCGCCGTGACGAAACTCGGCGTCGTCGGGAGCATGGTCCCGGGCGTCCTCGGGGGGACGGTGTACGTGACGAACCTCGGGACATTCCTGCCGGGAGTGCAGTTCGCGCTCAGGGCCGACCCGCTCGGCATCCTGTTCGGTCTGCTGGCGAGTTTGCTGTGGCTCGTGACGAGTTTCTACAGCGTCGGATACATGCGCGGACTGTCCGAGCACAACCAGACGCGCTACTTCGCGGCGTTCGCGGGGAGCCTCTCGGCGGCCATCGGAATCGCCTTCTCGGCGAACCTCATCGTGCTGTTCGTCTTCTACGAACTGCTCACGGTGGCGACCTACCCGCTCGTCGCGCACGACGAGACGGCGGAGGCCCGCGCCGCCGGGCGCAAGTACCTCGCGTACACGTTCGGCGGCGGGGTCGCTGTCCTCGCCGGGACGGTGCTGGTGTTCTGGACGACGGGGACGACGGCGTTCACTCCCGGCGGTATCGCCGGACTGGGAGCCGCCGACCCCGTGTTCGCGCGGGCCGCGTTCGCGCTGTTGGCCGCCGGCTTCGGGGTGAAGGCCGCGCTCATGCCGCTTCACTCGTGGCTCCCCGACGCGATGGTCGCGCCGACGCCCGTCTCGGGACTCCTGCACGCGGTCGCCGTCGTCAAGTCCGGCGTGTTCGGCATCGCCCGAATCGTGCTCGACGTGTACGGTCCCGGACTGCTCTCCGACCTCGGTCTCGGCGTGCTGTTGGCCTCCGTGGCGGCGATCACCCTGGTTGTCTCCAGCATCATCGCGCTCCGGCAGGACAACCTCAAGCGGCGGCTGGCGTTCTCGACGGTGAGTCAGCTATCCTACATCGTCCTCGGGCTGGCCGTCCTCAACCCGCTGTCGCTCGTCGGCGGCCTCCTGCACATCCCCGCGCACGCGTTCATGAAGCTCACCCTGTTCCTCTGTGCGGGGGCAATTCACGTCGAGACGCACACCGACGACATCAGCAACATGGCCGGCATCGGAAAGCGAATGCCCCTGACGATGACCGCCTTCGGCGTGGCGGCGCTCGGGATGGCCGGGATTCCCCTCGTCGCGGGGTTCGTCAGCAAGTACTTCCTGCTCATCGGGACGATTCAGGCGGGCGATATCGTGTTCACGGCCGCGCTGCTCGTCTCGGGCGTGCTCAACATCGCGTACTTCTGGCCGGTGGTCTACGCCGCCTTCTTCGAGGCGCCGGCCGACAGCGACGAGAAACCCGTCGTCGAGCACGTGCTCGGCGGCCGGTTCGGCGCGTCGAAATCCGGCTCGGACCCCGACGCGGCCACCGACGGCGGGAACGCCCCCGCTGACGACGAGGACGCGACCAACGGCGGCGGCACCTCCGCGGCCGCGGACGTCGAGAGCGACGACCACGGGTACGCCTCCGACCACGAGGGACAGGGGACGATGGACCGAATCCAGGCGGCCGCGCACATCCGCACCGAGCACGGTCACGACGCCAGCCCCGCCTGGGAGCACCGCCGCTGGAACGGCGACGAGTCGACGTGGTTCATGCTGGGTCCGATCCTGTTCGCGATGACGGGGTCGATAGTTCTCGGCGTCGTCCCTGACGCCGCCGTCTTCCTGCGAATCGTGAGACTGGTCGTCGAGGGCGTAACGGGGGTGGCGGTCTGA
- a CDS encoding cation:proton antiporter subunit C — protein MIDFLVSRIYYLVSFLLLGLGAYMMIGNANLVKKVIGMNVFQTGIFLFFIVTAFVDGASPPLLTAPEPYVSPLPHVLILTAIVVGVSLTAVALGLIVRIYEEYGTLNEDAIRKVTSDE, from the coding sequence GTGATCGACTTTCTGGTCTCTCGGATCTACTACCTCGTGTCGTTCCTGCTGTTGGGTCTCGGCGCCTACATGATGATCGGGAACGCGAACCTGGTGAAGAAGGTGATCGGGATGAACGTCTTCCAGACGGGCATCTTCCTGTTCTTCATCGTGACCGCGTTCGTCGACGGGGCGAGTCCCCCGCTCCTGACGGCCCCGGAGCCCTACGTCAGTCCGCTGCCGCACGTGCTGATACTGACCGCCATCGTCGTCGGCGTGAGCCTCACCGCCGTCGCCCTCGGACTGATCGTTCGCATCTACGAGGAGTACGGCACCCTGAACGAGGACGCCATCCGGAAGGTGACCTCCGATGAATGA